The Bifidobacterium eulemuris genome includes a window with the following:
- a CDS encoding type IV secretion system protein — translation MVDFLVGLLNSIGSGVSQSVVDQLLQTPAEYSIEMYRLSLSIASTAVKPIASIVLAIVFTLELARVSTKVDGDRELGVKMIAAAMLKIALVFTAAQHSDLLLAAIDQIGQSIMDGFTAAAPTGGDESSLGLGDQMRDAIDAAGTIGQIACLVLLIIPYLASKAAVIVFTVVVLLRFVQIYMLTAFNPLPLAFVACDETRQWGVNYFKQYASLVFQCATLYLAVILYRAFVGKVMSVESFQDGDSLAGWIMDNFVNLLLSSVLLIGIVMVSNGVAKKLFGGE, via the coding sequence ATGGTCGATTTTTTGGTGGGTTTGCTGAACTCGATCGGCAGTGGTGTATCTCAGTCGGTCGTTGACCAGCTTTTGCAGACGCCGGCCGAGTACAGCATTGAGATGTACAGGCTGAGCCTGTCCATCGCGTCCACCGCCGTCAAACCGATCGCGTCGATCGTCCTAGCGATTGTGTTCACGTTGGAGCTTGCGCGGGTGTCCACGAAAGTGGATGGTGACCGCGAGCTCGGCGTGAAGATGATTGCGGCCGCGATGTTGAAGATCGCGTTGGTGTTCACCGCCGCGCAGCACAGCGATTTGCTGCTTGCCGCGATCGATCAGATCGGGCAGAGCATCATGGACGGGTTCACCGCGGCCGCTCCGACCGGCGGGGATGAATCTTCGCTTGGACTGGGCGACCAGATGCGCGACGCCATCGACGCGGCGGGCACCATCGGCCAGATAGCATGCCTGGTGTTGTTGATCATTCCCTATCTTGCGTCGAAGGCGGCGGTGATCGTGTTCACGGTCGTAGTCCTGCTGCGTTTCGTGCAGATTTACATGCTCACTGCGTTCAACCCGCTGCCACTTGCGTTCGTGGCATGCGATGAGACCCGACAGTGGGGTGTCAACTATTTCAAGCAGTACGCGTCGTTGGTGTTCCAATGTGCGACCTTGTATCTCGCGGTGATCCTGTATCGGGCGTTCGTGGGCAAGGTGATGTCGGTCGAATCATTCCAGGATGGCGACAGTCTGGCCGGTTGGATTATGGATAACTTCGTCAATCTATTGCTGTCGTCGGTGCTTTTGATCGGCATAGTGATGGTCAGCAATGGCGTTGCCAAGAAGCTGTTCGGCGGCGAATAG
- a CDS encoding LPXTG cell wall anchor domain-containing protein, whose amino-acid sequence MSFDLFDRRSGGHGLDGGCVRKGGRKALAVLAALATLAAGGLTAQTALADGGGGNRPGTGGGGGAAAQFWQYKDDETGSWGPATDVQSVAKAMAAAGVSIIDSDGQYNGWEKAQGALDDARAECEANFAKNHPGEADAQCRVVAVGAVAGAGGTATDVWNGSGIYDVQTWRDNWNKYVAPNTYHYAGTFEYKTSYPFEEDASKSVDSIMEDNISSTASIVVIVLDKYQPAQPNYDLSISTQASGTTTKAGDTGEVSDTITLSNNGSSIVENVSGTSTLHWRGVDGTTKSVTKTWTSANNSSTQTKFSYRDLDASWTSWPSGDYYFDTHADKQGKMAAAVDHWGQNDPAEKWNAPTIPTPVKTLTNAAGDQVTDANNQIASGSLYTAHIKAHSSGSQHFWLYDIIDVSSQQVVIGGTDADDVSQVSVTDETGATVAADISVDDSQSGKRIVKAYVKNAASRWYTLNVPQSAKPTGSDYTIPDDSKACYTGDDQTCQTGDSREVGKVTPSPDKVWVLDADGALHAEDPNHTNDQGSDNRTFVTGDAIGSVVNGEIPAHLLNPLTSYSITDDWSASADWIDWDHQDQVRVYVDGKDRTDQFDITVDTKAHTTTAKAKATFLLGTALKTSASKVKLYLGGYVKSAPNADYAADEKQLTNAGSETWNNETTPTNEPPVFVRNPKPDKAWSVDQGVAGQVSDPDWSNSVSADGKTFVQQDTFAVTVNGTLPKNLAKNMSSYELGDDFSSSVKYIDLDQASVKVTIDGQDSTSLFDVHRDNSRVWVTAKADLLADTYNKAADREVRLTISGAFRADVVEPGQTVTVPNSGWEKWNDQTVPSNTPEVKEWSPNPDKSWIRYSGGQWHAVIDPDETNKTGADTLKFLDGDQVGSVVNGVLAANLAKVEKIELADDYADADYIFDATGDVSRIRVYEATASTDTGSSVADIINTGTDVTDRFTIRVDGTRITATANADYMAEQVELAQPKQITLFVPGVVNFADGAGASQVLEDHGKQAGDELTFCDDADGVKLTNSGSQTVNNETVGTNEPHICGYIPPVKKKVVAEKSQGGKQEDIDGKVVYPGERVEYQLDLQPKLPSDLSTEVESVSFHDQMSEYGTPSKQTLEMWDLNTGDVIDADRYQIEWDDEAHSFTLTVTDQELIGQWRKAGNPRLRLKFEFVVSEDAPADKTIDNRWELTVNNSVTPSNKVTNLPPDFDPSKDDTQSDEQGDPSVSIDGKTMLLTNAGNYVVTLDLTQKDTAYKVWKAGIVDDYDQEYVTVNEQDIEVLSASGEDVTDKFNVAIIDGVAYVFARTVDTPIPATGETVPGDPQPTDLKAYAESDSYDPLADPSIDQTLLGQTYQVVLPFVVSKVDDGYTVVNEATQVLNDQRKTTNQVSNPLRPINPSKDVVVSVDGDSVDGHSIWLDRLFLYRLDSSVLPVDRAYPEVTDWSITDPFDVEHDEYQGAWAAYLARDLYKDGEVIAKAGEKVAGTGFDSTKFGGDLFEAVWDEETGTFTVSATDLYKSLVSADTEHEAAWYAFPLMRRIALGTDIENDFVETINGVERPSNVVRTNTPDTAPSIHIEKFDEESGWPDGDRDDTKDALELGSKDEEKTIVFRITNTSAVDPDTGDGAWYLAKDLDLTDETVAGDGEVVDLEYPDDWSTRVLKPGDSVDVKGTLKGVTDKHTDRAQVTGVPLFECPATTDPLDPDSDDATSDADAAETVEIEGRLMCADTSVTSNTDDWSAKVKPPLADTGLAIGGVVVAAILIAGAGLGLLAVRRRDTGSQARHSA is encoded by the coding sequence ATGAGTTTCGATCTTTTCGATCGTCGTTCGGGGGGTCATGGCCTCGACGGCGGATGTGTGAGGAAGGGCGGGCGTAAGGCGCTGGCGGTGCTGGCCGCGTTGGCGACGCTCGCTGCGGGAGGCCTGACCGCCCAGACCGCGTTGGCAGATGGCGGTGGCGGCAACCGTCCGGGCACTGGAGGTGGCGGAGGCGCTGCCGCGCAGTTCTGGCAGTACAAGGACGACGAGACCGGATCATGGGGTCCGGCGACGGACGTGCAGTCGGTCGCGAAGGCCATGGCCGCCGCGGGCGTGAGCATCATCGATAGCGACGGACAGTACAACGGCTGGGAGAAGGCGCAGGGCGCGTTGGACGACGCGCGCGCCGAATGCGAGGCGAACTTCGCGAAGAACCATCCGGGCGAGGCCGACGCCCAGTGCCGCGTCGTGGCCGTGGGTGCCGTGGCTGGCGCTGGTGGCACTGCGACGGATGTGTGGAATGGCTCCGGCATCTACGACGTGCAGACCTGGCGTGACAATTGGAACAAGTACGTCGCGCCGAACACATATCACTACGCTGGAACTTTCGAATATAAGACTTCCTACCCGTTCGAGGAGGATGCGAGCAAATCGGTGGATTCGATCATGGAGGACAACATCTCCTCCACGGCCTCCATCGTGGTGATCGTCTTGGATAAGTACCAGCCGGCCCAGCCGAACTATGACCTGAGCATTTCGACCCAGGCGTCTGGCACGACGACGAAGGCCGGTGACACCGGCGAAGTGTCGGACACAATCACCTTGTCGAATAACGGTAGCTCGATTGTGGAGAACGTGAGCGGCACGAGCACGCTGCATTGGCGTGGTGTGGACGGTACGACCAAGAGCGTGACGAAGACCTGGACCTCGGCGAACAACTCGAGCACGCAGACGAAGTTCTCGTATCGCGATCTTGATGCGTCGTGGACGTCGTGGCCGTCGGGCGATTATTATTTTGACACTCACGCGGACAAGCAGGGCAAGATGGCCGCCGCCGTGGATCATTGGGGTCAGAACGATCCGGCCGAGAAGTGGAACGCTCCGACGATTCCCACGCCGGTGAAGACCCTGACGAACGCGGCCGGCGACCAGGTGACGGACGCGAACAACCAGATCGCCTCCGGAAGCCTGTACACCGCTCATATCAAGGCGCACTCCAGCGGCTCCCAGCATTTCTGGCTCTATGACATCATCGACGTGTCCAGCCAGCAGGTCGTGATCGGCGGCACGGACGCGGACGATGTGTCGCAGGTGAGCGTGACCGACGAGACCGGCGCGACCGTCGCCGCCGACATCAGCGTCGACGACTCCCAGTCGGGCAAGCGCATCGTCAAGGCCTATGTGAAGAACGCGGCGAGCCGCTGGTACACGCTGAACGTGCCTCAGAGTGCGAAGCCCACCGGTTCGGACTATACGATTCCGGATGATTCCAAGGCGTGCTATACGGGCGACGACCAGACCTGCCAGACCGGTGACAGCCGCGAGGTCGGCAAGGTCACGCCCAGCCCGGACAAGGTCTGGGTCCTGGACGCGGACGGCGCGCTGCATGCGGAGGATCCGAACCACACCAACGATCAGGGTTCTGATAACCGCACGTTCGTGACGGGCGACGCGATCGGCTCGGTGGTCAACGGCGAGATCCCCGCCCACCTCCTCAACCCGCTGACGTCCTACAGCATCACGGATGATTGGAGCGCCAGCGCCGATTGGATCGACTGGGACCATCAGGACCAGGTGCGCGTCTACGTCGACGGCAAGGATCGCACCGACCAGTTCGACATCACGGTGGATACCAAGGCCCACACCACGACTGCCAAGGCCAAGGCCACGTTCCTGCTGGGCACGGCGTTGAAGACCTCGGCCAGCAAGGTCAAGCTCTACCTCGGCGGCTACGTCAAGTCCGCGCCGAACGCGGACTATGCGGCCGACGAGAAGCAGCTGACCAACGCGGGCTCCGAGACGTGGAACAACGAGACCACGCCGACGAACGAGCCGCCGGTGTTCGTGCGCAACCCCAAGCCCGACAAGGCGTGGTCCGTGGACCAAGGCGTCGCCGGCCAGGTGTCCGACCCCGACTGGAGCAACAGCGTGAGCGCGGACGGCAAGACGTTCGTCCAGCAGGACACCTTCGCGGTCACGGTCAACGGCACTCTGCCGAAGAACCTCGCGAAGAACATGTCCTCCTACGAGCTGGGCGACGACTTCTCGAGCTCTGTGAAGTACATCGACTTGGACCAGGCGAGCGTGAAGGTCACGATCGACGGCCAGGACTCCACCAGCCTGTTCGACGTGCATCGCGACAACAGCCGCGTGTGGGTCACCGCCAAGGCCGACCTGCTGGCCGACACCTATAACAAGGCCGCCGACCGCGAGGTTCGTCTGACCATCTCGGGCGCGTTCCGCGCCGACGTGGTCGAGCCGGGCCAGACCGTCACCGTGCCCAACTCTGGTTGGGAGAAGTGGAACGACCAGACCGTGCCCTCGAACACACCCGAGGTCAAGGAATGGAGCCCGAACCCGGACAAGTCGTGGATCCGCTACAGCGGCGGCCAGTGGCACGCCGTGATCGACCCGGACGAGACCAACAAGACCGGCGCGGACACCCTCAAATTCCTTGATGGTGACCAGGTCGGGTCCGTGGTCAACGGCGTCCTGGCGGCGAACCTCGCCAAGGTCGAGAAGATCGAGCTGGCCGACGACTACGCGGACGCCGACTACATCTTCGACGCCACGGGCGACGTCTCCCGGATCCGCGTCTACGAGGCCACGGCCTCCACCGACACGGGGTCCAGCGTGGCCGACATCATCAACACCGGCACCGACGTGACCGATAGGTTCACGATCCGTGTGGACGGCACCAGGATCACCGCCACCGCGAACGCGGACTACATGGCCGAACAGGTCGAACTCGCCCAGCCGAAGCAGATCACCCTCTTCGTACCCGGCGTGGTCAACTTCGCGGACGGCGCTGGCGCGAGCCAGGTCCTCGAGGACCACGGCAAGCAGGCCGGCGACGAGCTGACCTTCTGCGACGACGCCGACGGCGTCAAGCTGACGAACTCCGGCTCCCAGACCGTGAACAACGAGACCGTCGGGACGAACGAGCCGCACATTTGCGGTTACATCCCGCCGGTGAAGAAGAAGGTCGTCGCGGAGAAGAGCCAGGGCGGCAAGCAGGAGGACATCGACGGCAAGGTCGTCTATCCGGGCGAACGCGTGGAGTACCAGCTCGACTTGCAGCCCAAGCTGCCGTCCGATCTGAGCACCGAGGTCGAAAGCGTGAGCTTCCATGACCAGATGAGCGAATACGGCACCCCGAGCAAGCAGACCCTGGAGATGTGGGACCTGAACACGGGCGACGTGATCGACGCCGACCGCTACCAGATCGAATGGGACGACGAGGCTCACAGCTTCACGCTCACGGTCACGGACCAGGAGCTGATCGGACAATGGCGCAAGGCCGGCAACCCGCGTCTTCGCCTCAAGTTCGAGTTCGTCGTCTCCGAGGACGCCCCTGCCGACAAGACCATCGACAACCGGTGGGAGCTGACGGTCAACAACAGCGTCACCCCGTCCAACAAGGTCACCAACCTGCCCCCGGACTTCGATCCCAGCAAGGACGACACCCAGTCCGACGAGCAGGGCGACCCGAGCGTGTCGATCGACGGCAAGACCATGCTGCTGACCAACGCGGGCAACTACGTCGTCACCCTGGATCTCACCCAAAAGGACACCGCCTACAAGGTGTGGAAGGCCGGCATCGTCGACGACTACGACCAAGAGTACGTCACTGTCAACGAGCAGGACATCGAGGTGCTCTCCGCTTCGGGCGAGGACGTCACCGACAAGTTCAACGTCGCGATCATCGACGGCGTGGCCTACGTCTTCGCGCGCACGGTGGACACCCCGATTCCGGCCACGGGCGAGACCGTTCCGGGCGATCCCCAGCCGACCGATCTGAAGGCCTACGCCGAATCGGACTCCTACGACCCGCTTGCGGACCCGTCCATCGACCAGACGCTCTTGGGCCAGACCTACCAGGTCGTGCTGCCTTTCGTGGTCAGCAAGGTCGATGACGGCTACACCGTGGTCAACGAGGCCACCCAGGTCCTCAACGACCAGCGCAAGACCACCAACCAGGTGAGCAACCCCTTGAGGCCGATCAACCCGTCCAAGGACGTGGTCGTGTCGGTGGACGGCGACTCAGTTGATGGACACTCGATCTGGCTCGACCGCCTCTTCCTCTACCGTCTCGATTCGAGCGTCCTGCCCGTGGACCGCGCCTATCCCGAGGTCACGGACTGGAGCATCACCGATCCGTTCGACGTCGAGCATGACGAGTACCAGGGCGCATGGGCGGCCTATCTCGCCCGTGACCTGTACAAGGACGGCGAGGTGATCGCCAAGGCGGGCGAGAAGGTTGCCGGCACCGGCTTCGACTCCACGAAGTTCGGCGGCGACCTGTTCGAGGCCGTCTGGGACGAGGAGACCGGCACGTTCACCGTCAGCGCGACCGACCTCTACAAGTCGCTCGTGAGCGCCGACACCGAGCACGAGGCCGCATGGTACGCCTTCCCGCTCATGCGCCGTATCGCGCTCGGCACCGACATCGAGAACGATTTCGTCGAGACAATCAACGGGGTCGAGCGTCCGTCGAACGTCGTGCGCACCAACACGCCCGACACCGCGCCGAGCATCCACATCGAGAAGTTCGACGAGGAATCCGGCTGGCCCGACGGCGACCGCGACGACACCAAGGACGCACTCGAACTCGGATCGAAGGACGAGGAGAAGACGATCGTGTTCCGCATCACGAACACGTCGGCCGTCGATCCGGACACGGGCGACGGAGCATGGTACCTCGCCAAGGACCTCGACCTGACCGACGAGACCGTCGCGGGCGACGGCGAGGTCGTCGACCTCGAATACCCCGACGACTGGTCCACCCGTGTGCTCAAGCCGGGCGACTCGGTCGACGTCAAGGGCACCCTCAAGGGCGTGACCGACAAGCACACCGACCGCGCCCAAGTCACCGGCGTCCCGCTGTTCGAGTGCCCCGCCACCACCGACCCGCTCGACCCCGACTCGGACGACGCCACGTCCGACGCCGACGCCGCTGAGACAGTCGAGATCGAGGGCCGGCTCATGTGCGCCGACACGAGCGTGACCAGCAACACGGACGATTGGAGCGCCAAGGTCAAGCCGCCTCTGGCGGACACCGGCCTCGCGATTGGCGGCGTGGTCGTCGCCGCGATCCTGATCGCCGGCGCAGGCCTCGGCCTGCTGGCCGTCCGCCGCAGGGACACCGGCAGCCAGGCGCGCCATTCGGCCTGA
- a CDS encoding WhiB family transcriptional regulator, with protein MSGIGVCAQIAAKDPERADRMWGMVLGEDGEYSLDRPARAMGRQLCDQCPLRVDCLSRALVSPVRDNTIIGGLSYEERTILARRVAKAFDTASRRIHKLSQPAVRDWLAGHPEIIICAKDARHQMWRQKKQRREPVSAQGTLF; from the coding sequence ATGAGCGGCATCGGAGTGTGCGCTCAGATCGCGGCCAAGGATCCCGAACGCGCCGACCGTATGTGGGGCATGGTCTTAGGTGAGGATGGCGAATACTCGCTCGACCGTCCCGCGAGAGCCATGGGGCGGCAATTGTGCGATCAGTGTCCCCTCCGTGTTGATTGCCTGTCGCGCGCCTTGGTCTCACCGGTCCGTGACAACACGATCATCGGTGGTCTCAGCTATGAGGAGCGCACAATCCTCGCGCGACGTGTAGCTAAAGCGTTTGATACTGCGTCGCGACGGATCCACAAACTCTCGCAGCCCGCTGTGCGTGATTGGCTCGCCGGTCATCCAGAAATCATTATCTGTGCCAAAGATGCGCGCCATCAGATGTGGCGTCAGAAAAAGCAGCGGAGAGAGCCGGTCTCTGCGCAAGGCACCCTCTTCTAA
- a CDS encoding VirB4-like conjugal transfer ATPase, CD1110 family — protein sequence MINHGGKGRAKTSARVPNSVKELIGFDSMLRNGIAYLGNDRWSVSIVFADINYQLSPEAHQMEIIDRWAKLLNMFDAGQCVQISAITRTRGIDAILRDIRMDAHGDGLDQYRDDYNRIVTRRLEMASRDTDTVKLLTLTIEEHDRETAVGTLNALCNSVIAQMRGIDECRATRLDREQRLRLMAEILRPGDHFRFSESRHDAKKHEDIKDVVCPWAIDARRSADLEISYSDTGYFHRTLWISDYPPELSDQLVNELASIRARINVAIHLRPYDRGESLTQVRRKNAEIKMQIIEQRRKNRKQGLDPDDLPDDLADQRDQIAEMREELSKTNQRLVNALIVIGVSADSLEALDLACKSVKARVNSQSCKAESLRYMQMEGLVAELPLGNNPLPMRRTLTTNSAAILIPFTTQEVYEAGGVFYGSNARSGNPIVADRRAHLNSNGFILGTSGGGKSFTVKQEIGSIYLNRDDEVIIIDPEKEYVPLADAFGGEVIPISAGADRCINPLDIVLDDAGDVDPVKDKTNSVVALIGSLIGGQSGLSAVEKSLVDRCVMGLYVAYRERGGGDQPTLSDLRDALEATGEEAGHLLALALDAYTSGSLSGFNGQTDIDLRSRFTVFDVSGLSGELRTFGMMTVIDQTWNRVVRNRAQGRRTWLFVDEFHRFFGNDYSAGRFKDLYKRARKYGLGITGITQNIEELLIDDGARLMLSNSDFLMLLSQNDTDADALCDLLKLSDEQRQYFTTVLPGQGLMKIGNAYVPFDGRINEDSLLYALYDTKFEDGE from the coding sequence ATGATCAATCATGGAGGCAAGGGCCGCGCCAAAACGTCCGCGCGCGTGCCGAATAGCGTCAAGGAGCTGATCGGATTCGACTCGATGCTACGCAACGGCATCGCCTATCTTGGCAATGACCGGTGGAGCGTATCGATCGTGTTCGCAGACATCAACTACCAGCTCAGCCCCGAAGCGCATCAGATGGAGATCATCGACCGGTGGGCGAAACTCCTGAACATGTTCGACGCCGGACAATGCGTGCAGATCAGCGCGATCACGCGCACGCGCGGCATCGACGCGATCCTGCGCGACATCCGCATGGATGCCCACGGCGACGGACTGGACCAATACCGCGACGACTACAATCGCATCGTCACGCGCCGCTTGGAGATGGCCAGCCGCGACACGGACACGGTCAAACTGCTCACCCTCACGATCGAGGAGCACGACAGAGAGACCGCCGTCGGCACGCTCAACGCGTTATGCAACAGTGTGATCGCGCAGATGCGCGGCATCGACGAATGCCGCGCCACACGGCTCGACCGTGAGCAGCGGCTGCGCCTCATGGCGGAGATCCTTCGGCCGGGCGACCATTTCAGGTTTAGTGAATCCCGGCATGACGCCAAAAAACATGAGGACATAAAGGACGTGGTCTGCCCTTGGGCGATCGATGCCAGGCGTTCCGCTGATCTTGAGATCTCGTATTCGGACACCGGCTATTTCCATCGCACATTGTGGATCTCGGACTATCCGCCGGAGCTCTCCGACCAGCTCGTCAACGAGCTGGCATCCATCCGCGCCCGCATCAATGTGGCTATCCACTTGCGCCCCTATGACCGTGGCGAGAGCCTGACCCAGGTGCGCCGCAAAAACGCCGAGATCAAAATGCAGATCATCGAGCAGCGGCGCAAGAACCGCAAGCAAGGGCTCGACCCCGACGATCTGCCCGATGACTTGGCCGACCAGCGCGACCAGATAGCGGAGATGCGCGAGGAGCTGTCGAAAACCAACCAGCGTTTGGTCAACGCGCTCATCGTGATCGGTGTGAGCGCCGACAGCCTCGAAGCGCTCGACCTGGCCTGCAAGAGCGTCAAGGCGAGGGTCAACAGCCAGTCGTGCAAGGCTGAATCGCTGCGATACATGCAGATGGAGGGCTTGGTGGCGGAGTTGCCGTTAGGCAATAATCCACTGCCTATGCGCCGCACGCTGACCACCAATTCGGCCGCGATCTTGATCCCCTTCACCACACAGGAAGTCTATGAGGCGGGAGGTGTGTTCTACGGGTCCAATGCCAGAAGTGGTAATCCGATCGTCGCGGACCGGCGCGCCCATCTGAACTCCAACGGCTTCATCCTGGGCACATCGGGCGGCGGAAAAAGCTTCACCGTCAAGCAGGAGATTGGCTCGATCTATCTCAACCGTGATGATGAGGTCATTATCATCGACCCCGAAAAGGAGTATGTGCCTCTGGCCGACGCGTTCGGTGGTGAGGTCATCCCCATCAGCGCCGGCGCGGACCGGTGCATCAATCCGCTGGACATCGTGCTGGACGACGCCGGTGACGTCGATCCGGTCAAGGACAAGACCAATTCGGTCGTCGCTCTGATCGGCAGCCTCATCGGTGGACAGTCCGGCCTGTCGGCGGTGGAGAAGAGCCTGGTGGACCGCTGCGTGATGGGATTGTACGTCGCCTACCGCGAGCGTGGCGGCGGCGACCAGCCCACATTGTCCGACCTGCGTGACGCGCTGGAAGCCACGGGTGAGGAGGCGGGACATCTGCTGGCCTTGGCGCTTGACGCGTACACCAGCGGCTCCCTGTCCGGCTTCAATGGCCAGACCGATATCGACCTGCGTTCCAGGTTCACGGTGTTCGACGTGTCCGGTCTATCGGGGGAGCTGCGCACCTTCGGTATGATGACGGTCATCGACCAGACCTGGAACCGCGTCGTCCGCAACCGTGCCCAGGGACGGCGCACCTGGTTGTTTGTTGACGAATTCCACCGCTTCTTCGGCAACGACTACTCGGCCGGCCGATTCAAGGACCTCTATAAAAGAGCGCGCAAGTATGGGCTCGGCATCACCGGCATTACCCAGAACATCGAGGAGCTGCTGATCGATGACGGGGCCAGACTCATGCTGTCCAACTCCGACTTCCTTATGCTGCTGAGTCAGAACGACACCGACGCGGACGCCCTGTGCGACTTGCTGAAGCTGTCGGATGAGCAGCGTCAGTATTTCACGACGGTGCTGCCGGGGCAGGGGCTGATGAAGATCGGCAACGCGTACGTGCCGTTCGACGGGCGCATCAACGAGGACAGCTTGCTCTACGCGCTCTACGACACCAAGTTTGAAGACGGGGAGTGA
- a CDS encoding PrgI family protein: MALQMPVYREISAIESKVFMGHSWRQLCAIVLLTVVCGGLYFMLWVVVGLPDNLCMYIVFVPGVPIAAWGWWRPKGLLPEKYLGYVVRHYLGNNLYLLGGRAQDYRTSARPSIKERTR; the protein is encoded by the coding sequence ATGGCTTTGCAGATGCCTGTCTACCGTGAGATCAGCGCGATTGAATCGAAAGTGTTCATGGGTCATAGCTGGCGGCAATTGTGCGCCATCGTCCTGCTGACGGTGGTGTGTGGTGGCCTGTATTTCATGCTGTGGGTGGTCGTCGGTCTGCCGGACAACCTGTGCATGTACATCGTGTTCGTGCCGGGGGTTCCGATAGCGGCGTGGGGTTGGTGGCGTCCCAAGGGATTGCTGCCGGAAAAGTATCTGGGGTATGTCGTCAGGCATTACCTGGGAAACAACCTGTATCTGTTGGGCGGCCGGGCCCAGGACTATCGCACATCAGCCCGTCCCTCGATTAAGGAGCGCACACGATGA
- a CDS encoding ParA family protein gives MRIITIANAKGGVAKTTSALYLAHAHALRRPDMPVVVLDADPQSSASEWALMASEAGEIWEAVTVEPANLSTLRRLRDRLSDRPGLAIVDAPPQGKLLEEALRVADFVIVPTSDSPLDLQQAWATMASIPASIPAAVLVVRAEASTTACADTLAALDAAGTPRFDTIVRKRQEIKKSMGHRPTRLHEYTDVLAELLDAMEGDER, from the coding sequence ATGAGGATCATCACCATAGCCAACGCCAAGGGAGGCGTCGCCAAGACCACGTCCGCCCTGTATCTCGCCCACGCCCACGCATTGCGCCGTCCCGACATGCCTGTCGTGGTCCTGGACGCCGATCCCCAGTCGTCGGCGAGCGAATGGGCACTGATGGCGTCGGAGGCTGGCGAAATCTGGGAGGCGGTGACAGTCGAGCCGGCCAACCTCTCGACGCTGCGCAGGCTGCGCGACCGCCTCTCCGACCGGCCGGGTCTGGCCATCGTGGATGCCCCGCCCCAAGGCAAGCTGCTGGAGGAAGCGCTGCGCGTGGCAGACTTTGTCATCGTACCGACATCTGACTCTCCGCTCGATTTGCAGCAGGCATGGGCGACCATGGCCTCCATTCCCGCTTCGATCCCGGCTGCCGTGCTGGTCGTCAGGGCCGAGGCCAGCACCACGGCCTGCGCGGACACCCTCGCCGCGTTAGACGCAGCCGGCACTCCCCGCTTCGACACCATCGTGCGCAAACGCCAGGAGATCAAAAAGAGCATGGGACACCGCCCCACCAGACTCCACGAATACACGGACGTGCTCGCCGAGCTCCTGGACGCCATGGAAGGAGACGAACGATGA